The Bradysia coprophila strain Holo2 chromosome X unlocalized genomic scaffold, BU_Bcop_v1 contig_12, whole genome shotgun sequence genome window below encodes:
- the LOC119067578 gene encoding glutamic acid-rich protein-like, whose product MDDEVILIRDSDDDSCHTWIEEESESRGQLTQNHSHHITSLFVNHWVNGKVKPVKELNLAKQKYVGGLKEKQTDSPTIVFEKTDDKEMDIKKPKTESSKGTNRDENHNHRSGPKKHHSSHHGSATSSRSHHSSLKSHRSSHHDASASLKSHRSSHQDASASQKPSSSKAKSPNNKDLKRRSTSSDHSHSNKKIRLSDERTVQHNKQTGTGQLPSTGASTPLKEVDMFASSLPKFKIPKLSKPQVKFSNESTSKTNSSVGLTLDTKKASSHLSMNEPHKERPMSKVPERNSCSTSSSTKPHSTSTNTKESRKEKMVTKAPKQIDSSSSSAPKQHPPSAHSRSTTSKKEHRKGKTHANASELNRTSSTSRKNASKANTSPSLPSRAHSSNKDTPTVHSSKDPHSSKEKCSERKRESTVPELDDSVAAEMSPKVVLQPIKLNFLNRNSSATEDDEEEVNISGYTMVQRKKKLILKQNIVIQPKDQVSSTKVVADEADSHQVSTSTDVYNTDDNAVTNEFDEANEIDADGVDVADTVAATEAVVVVDSVAGEFADESIQSQIGSSQPFMSDFCAQKNDDETKERVVQLEKKIREQEHEIERWKTNNEELRLVVKEREKRIAERDSMVTERNLRLEDRAQKIHELEAEKQQQKITIDQLDHELKRFKQQEITLVGLLKEKADDCTQNHRPKAKTRKRKMSELILQHEKIATMNIPPQAMRLQGDARTSPPQHRYILPTSTSVSGATFNCNRPTITALLASSTQPPTFNQTVYANAVNSASQNSNSLAYTTQPSNSISYANSTVINSEAGPSSSTQTPSTLTGQQGYGQIRIQAENLDYTVNVEQQPPLDIIQNRFGPPSASQVVRTQLTNPVTMQSESPHNATTFGNVPLTPHQKLPQQPVRRSSMYIRTKTTPCNVNNNYNRDSVAMDGVLAQRSRRIMTHAPGTEDGVMLQQRLRKFHAEQLQQQQQQLQQQQQQQQQQQLQQQQQLQQQQQLQQQQQLQQQQQLQQQQQLQQQQQLQQKQQLQQQKLQLQQHQRLQQHQRLQQQQSQQLQQQQKKQQPIFVHGSTFLTSQSSVNNEPVFFCLGCQKTATMVCATCRNFTSCDPFCSQVIAQKHKNECATPNMVSISSL is encoded by the exons ATGGACGATGAAGTGATTTTAATACGGGATAGCGACGACGACAGCTGCCATACTTGGATCGAAGAGGAAAGTGAAAGTCGCGGCCAGCTGACGCAGAACCACTCACACCACATTACAAGCTTGTTCGTCAATCATTGGGTGAATGGTAAGGTCAAGCCGGTAAAGGAACTGAACctggcaaaacaaaaatacgtCGGAGGCCTCAAGGAGAAGCAGACAGACAGTCCAAcgattgttttcgaaaaaaccGACGACAAAGAGATGGACATAAAGAAGCCGAAGACGGAATCCTCGAAAGGCACTAATAGAGACGAAAATCATAACCATCGATCTGGCCCTAAGAAGCATCATTCGTCTCATCATGGTTCTGCAACTTCATCTCGTTCACATCATTCTTCACTGAAATCGCATCGTTCGTCACATCACGATGCATCAGCCTCACTGAAATCGCATCGTTCGTCACATCAAGATGCATCAGCCTCACAGAAACCATCTTCAAGTAAAGCTAAATCTCCGAATAACAAGGATTTAAAAAGGCGTTCAACTTCGTCAGATCACAGTCATTCTAACAAGAAAATCCGTTTATCCGACGAACGAACCGTGCAGCATAACAAACAAACTGGAACCGGACAATTGCCTTCCACTGGGGCTTCAACACCGTTAAAAGAAGTAGATATGTTCGCCAGtagtttaccgaaatttaaaatacCAAAGCTTAGTAAGCCCCAAGTCAAGTTTTCCAATGAATCAACATCAAAAACAAACTCGTCCGTGGGATTAACATTGGACACCAAAAAAGCGTCATCTCATTTGTCAATGAACGAACCACATAAAGAAAGACCCATGTCGAAGGTACCTGAACGTAATAGTTGCAGTACATCCAGTTCTACGAAACCGCATTCAACGTCAACAAACACCAAAGAATCACGTAAAGAAAAAATGGTAACGAAGGCACCTAAGCAGATTGATAGCAGTTCATCTAGTGCGCCGAAACAACATCCACCATCAGCACACTCACGCAGTACAACGTCGAAAAAAGAGCACCGCAAAGGGAAAACACACGCGAATGCGTCTGAACTTAATCGTACATCTAGTACTTCGAGAAAAAATGCATCTAAAGCAAATACGTCACCTTCACTGCCGTCAAGAGCGCATTCATCCAACAAAGACACCCCAACAGTTCACTCGTCAAAAGATCCGCACTCGTCGAAAGAAAAATGCTCAGAAAGAAAAAGAGAATCGACTGTACCTGAACTTGATGATAGTGTGGCTGCTGAAATGAGCCCAAAGGTTGTTTTACAgccaatcaaattaaattttttgaatcgaaattcTTCTGCGACTGAAGATGACGAGGAAGAGGTCAATATTAGTGGTTATACTATGGtgcagagaaaaaaaaaattaatattgaaaCAAAACATAGTCATACAACCCAAAGATCAAGTTTCTTCTACGAAAGTTGTTGCAGATGAAGCTGACTCTCATCAAGTTAGTACGAGTACAGATGTTTATAACACCGATGACAATGCTGTCACTAATGAATTTGATGAAGCCAATGAAATTGACGCTGATGGGGTTGATGTCGCCGATACAGTTGCTGCCACCGaggctgttgttgttgtcgattCAGTCGCCGGTGAATTTGCTGATGAATCAATCCAATCGCAAATTGGCTCGTCACAACCATTTATGTCTGATTTCTGTGCACAGAAGAACGACGATGAAACTAAGGAACGTGTAGtgcaattagaaaaaaaaataagagagCAAGAGCATGAGATTGAGCGCTGGAAAACCAACAATGAGGAGCTGAGACTGGTGGTTAAAGAACGGGAAAAGAGGATAGCAGAACGTGATTCCATGGTTACAGAACGCAACTTGCGATTAGAGGATCGCGCTCAAAAAATACATGAGTTGGAGGCGGAGAAACAGCAACAGAAAATCACGATAGATCAATTGGACCACGAGTTAAAGCGTTTCAAACAGCAAGAGATAACACTGGTCGGTTTGTTGAAAGAAAAAGCGGATGATTGTACGCAAAATCACCGACCCAAAGCTAAGACGAGAAAGCGAAAAATGTCAGAGTTGAtactgcaacatgaaaaaattgcGACCATGAACATCCCACCACAAGCAATGAGACTACAAGGGGACGCACGCACTTCTCCACCACAACATCGCTACATTCTTCCTACATCTACTTCTGTTAGCGGTGCGACGTTTAATTGCAATCGTCCTACAATCACCGCTTTGCTTGCATCGTCAACTCAACCTCCAACTTTCAATCAAACTGTCTATGCTAATGCAGTGAATTCGGCttctcaaaattccaattcacttgcctacacaACCCAGCCATCTAATTCAATTAGCTATGCGAATTCTACTGTAATAAACAGCGAAGCTGGCCCTTCTTCGAGCACTCAAACCCCATCCACTTTAACCGGACAACAAGGTTATGGACAAATTCGAATTCAAGCAGAAAATTTAGATTATACTGTAAATGTGGAGCAACAACCACCGCTTGATATCATTCAAAACCGATTTGGACCACCTTCTGCATCCCAAGTGGTTCGTACGCAATTGACGAACCCAGTGACAATGCAATCTGAATCACCGCATAATGCAACTACTTTCGGCAACGTACCCCTTACTCCGCATCAAAAACTACCACAACAACCGGTAAGGAGGTCATCGATGTATATTAGAACAAAGACAACACCTTGCAACGTCAACAACAACTATAATCGTGATTCAGTTGCAATGGATGGTGTGCTAGCTCAGAGATCACGCAGAATTATGACGCATGCGCCCGGAACAGAGGATGGTGTGATGTTGCAGCAAAGACTGCGTAAGTTTCATGCTGAACAActgcagcaacaacaacaacaattgcagcagcagcaacaacaacaacaacaacaacaactgcagcagcagcaacaactgcagcaacaacaacaactgcagcaacaacaacaactgcagcaacaacaacaactgcagcaacaacaacaactgcagcaacaacaacaactgcaGCAAAAACAACAACTGCAGCAACAAAAACTGCAACTTCAACAACATCAACGACTTCAACAACACCAGCGgcttcaacaacaacaatcacAACAACTTCAGCAAC aacaaaaaaagcaaCAACCAATTT TTGTCCACGGTTCGACATTTCTGACGTCTCAGTCCTCAGTGAACAATGag CCGGTTTTTTTCTGTCTGGGATGTCAAAAAACTGCCACTATGGTATGCGCGACATGTAGAAATTTCACTTCATGTGATCCATTTTGCAGCCAAGTGATCGCTCAAAAGCACAAAAATGAATGTGCCACCCCAAATATGGTTAGCATTTCCAGTCTctaa
- the LOC119067594 gene encoding 60S ribosomal protein L31, giving the protein MAKQKVAKHNKSAINEVVTRECTIHLSKRVHNIGFKKRAPRAIKEIRKFAEKEMGTQDVRIDTRLNKHIWSKGIRSTPFRVRVRLARRRNDDEDSANKLYTLVTYVPVVSFKSLQTENVESSDD; this is encoded by the exons ATGGCAAAGCAAAAGGTTGCAAAACACAACAAATCGGCTATCAATGAAGTGGTGACGCGCGAATGTACCATTCATTTATCGAAACGAGTGCACAACATTGGTTTCAAGAAGCGGGCACCCCGTGCTATCAAGGAGATTCGCAAATTTGCCGAAAAGGAAATGGGAACGCAAGACGTTCGCATTGATACACGTTTGAATAAGCACATCTGGTCGAAGGGCATCAG GAGTACCCCATTCCGTGTTCGTGTCCGACTGGCTCGTCGACGCAACGACGATGAAGACTCAGCCAACAAATTGTACACTTTGGTTACATATGTACCGGTTGTGTCGTTCAAAAGCCttcaaactgaaaatgttgaatCCAGCGACGATTAA